TCAGAAATATTGTGCCGTGGCCTGCGATCATGGCCAGCCTCCACATACCTTCGGGTCCGGGCAGATTGCCTTTCTCTCCCCGCCAGAGGGCGGCCAAACCTTTTAAGGGCCATGGTACGGCAAAGAGGATCCCGGCAAGTCCCGCAAGAAAAACCTCAGGATTAAGAAGGTATGCAAGGGGTAGAGAGAGACCCGGAGAATTTCTCCCTATTAGTGCAGTAAGATAATGTATTGCGGCTGCCATTGAGTCGGCCCTAAATATTACCCAACTGAATGAAAGGAACAGGAGGAGGTAGAGGTGCCGCAGGGGTGCCCAAAGACGTTTTAAGATGCGGCCCAGCCCGATTCGTTCGAAAACCATAAAAACTCCGTGCAGGGCTCCCCAGATAACGAAATGCCAATCTGCTCCATGCCAGAGACCGCAAAGCAGGAAGACTGTAAAAAGGTTTGCGTAGGTCCGTATTCGGCCCTTTTTGTTTCCTCCGAGAGGAATATAGAGATAGTCCCGGAACCAGTTGGAGAGTGAGATGTGCCACCTCCGCCAGAATTCCCGTACGGAACCGGCAATGTAGGGATGGTCAAAATTTTCCAGATAATGGAAACCGAACATCCGCCCCAGCCCAATGGCCATATCGGAGTAGCCGGAAAAGTCATAATAGATCTGCAATGCATAACCGATCACCCCCAGCCATGCCAACGGGACTGTGAGCCGTTCCAACGGGAGAGCGAAAATCCGGTCCACCACACCGGCCATTACGTTTGCAATCAGGACCTTTTTCCCTAGTCCCTGAATAAAACGTCCAATTCCGTAAGAAAAATCCGCCGCGGTTATCCGTCTGTCCCGGAGTTCACGGGCCACGTCATGGTATCGAATAATGGGACCGGCGATGAGCTGAGGGAAGAGTGAAATATAGAGTCCGAGATCAAGCAGACTTTCCTGTGCCGGTACGTCATTACGGTAGACATCCACCAAGTAGGAGATCCCCTGAAAGGTAAAAAAGGATATCCCGATGGGAAGATGGATCGCTGCCAAATGCGGAGGTGACAGGGAAATGCTCTGGAACAGAAGAGCGAGGGAATCAACCATGAAGTTGGCATACTTGAAAAACCCCAGGAGGGAAAGATTGGCTGTTACCGCCAGAGCGATGGTCCAGCGTCGTGCATGAAGTGACTGGCTGCGGGAGATCAACAGGCCAAAAGCGTAATTAAGCCCGATAGAAACCAGCATGACAACTACATATAGGGTCTCCCCCCACGCGTAGAAAACCAAACTGGCAGCCAGCAGAAAAAGGTTTCTCCACCGTAGAGGAAGAAGAAGATTCCCTGCCAGCACTACTGGAAGGAAGATAAAGAGGAAAAGAAGAGAACTGAATACCATATTGCCTGATTTCAGAGAAAGGTGCATTCCCCGATCCCTTTGTCCTCCTTCTTATCAATTATGATGGTCTCGGGGGGGTCGCACTGGATAATCTTTTTGGTTCTCAACAAGATCGTGTGGGTAAGTCCGGTTTTCCTGCAACGAGATAAATAATGGTTCGATAATATTGAAAACTCTTGAAGCCATAGGCCCTTTTTAAGGCGGTTTTAATCTTGCTGTTAATACCTTCTACAATGCCGTTGGTGATCCGGGATCGCGTGTAGTTGAGCACGCCGTCCCAATGGTTTTTAAGGGTTTTGGCAAAAACAACGACCTGTTCAAGGCGACTGTGTGTTGCCCAGTAATACAATTTCTTCAAATAACGTTCAGCCACTTTCGGATATTGAAAGCTCCAAAGTCGTTGCAGCGCTAATTTGATGTAATAGGCACGTGATGTCTTAAGGTCCAGGGATTTGAGGTAGGCGATCCGTTCTGTCTGAGCACCACTCAGGTTTCCAGGATTTTTAAGCCAAAGATAGCGAGAACGTTTCAGGAGTTCGGGTTGCTCCTTGGTTTTAGAGCAGCGAACCTCATCGATGGCGCGATTCATCATGGACATGACATGGTAATGATCGAAGGTGTTTGCAGCATTCGGCAGGTACTCATGAACCCCTGAAATGTAGGCCGGCCACATGTCGCAGCAGACTTGCTGAATCTGCTCGACGTTTCCTTTGGGGTCCTTGAAATCCTGGGCAAATTCCTGAAGAACTTCGGCATGACGATGCTCAGCTACATAAAGCACCCGGGATCTCTCCAGGTCACAAAAGGTCGTGACGTATTTATGGCCCTTTTGTTTGGAGCATTCGTCGATTCCTGCGGCGACAACCTTGGAAAGATCCAGATCCTGGCGCGCTTGCTTCACATAATGTTCGAGAATTCGCCAGACACTGTTCGGATGTATGCAAAGTTCTCTCGACAATGGCAAAACGGGCATCTGTTCAGCTAAATGCAATACAAGGGCCTCAAAGATTAATTATCATAAATGGGTTACCCACACAAAACTGTTTAGTCGATCGTTTCCAAATTAATATTACATCCCATCATGCAACCGAGATGGATTCAAGGCCATATTCCCAGCGGAAGACAACAGGATTTTCATTCAGCTCTTTGATCCATTGTTGAATCCGGCACTTCAACTCGTCTTTGGTTCCGACACGAATACAGCGCAGAAAAGTCTTGGCCATTTTAGCCAAGAGGCTTTCAATAATATTCAACCAGGACTCGTGCTTGGGGGTAAAGGTAAACTCAAACCGTTCCGGAACCGTGGCCCCAAGCACTGCCGGGTTTTTGGGGAGATATGGGCGGAATGGTTGTCCGGAATGATCCGGGTCGTTGTTTCTTCCGGAGAGAAATCATCCAGCATTCGCAGCCAGGTCACGAACTCACGACTGCGGTGAGGGTCGGCCACCATTTCGTGTATTTGGCCATTTAGAAGATCAATCTCCGCCGGAAGACTCACAGTTCCCAGACACTTATACTCGGAATCTCTGGAAGCCAAAGAATGTACCTCCGGAAGCGGAGGTAAACCCGAGGCAACATTAGCAATTGCTTGAATACCCGGTTCTTCATCATAGGACAGAATCGACACGGGAGGCGGACCGCTCTCTCTTTGCTGGCTCAATGCGACTCCTTCGTAGATATGCAAGATTTGAATCACCTTCCATTTCAGGATCTCGGCGTTCCAGATAATAAGTGATCTTGTGAGGTCGGACTCCGCTCTTGTGCAGGATCTTGGAGATCGTGCCCCTCCGGATTCTTGCAAGAGAGGGATGCCCGGCTCCCCGGCAATAGGTTCGTGCATGTCGAGCCAACAGTTTGTTCGTCCACAATTCAGAGGAATAACCGAATTCTTTCGGCTTCCGACAGACAAGACTGGTCAGCCAGATCCGAGCTTCCAGAGTAATCTCAGGGGGGGCCGATCTCGGCAGACCGTCCAGCGCCGTCAACGCTCCCAAAGCAAGGGCCTTATCAATACATCGCTCCAATTTTGGACGGTTGGTGGAATGTTGACGTACGATTTCCGTAATGGTCACGCCTGTTGCATATGCTAACAGCATCATGGCTCGTTGGACACGGCTGTCTTTTTCGGCGTGATTGCAACTATCCATATCTTATAATGAATCCTGTTGATTGTGCAAGGAGTTTTCCATTGCCGGGGTCGGACCACGGTACCCTATTGTTATTGATTGATTCATGCCCCAATAATCGGTGTTTTAAACGCTTAGAGCCGTATTTTTGCGCCCTTTCGTTTTTGAAAAATCATAATAATCTCTCATTTTCTTCTCCTCCGGTATTCTTTTTGTTCAGTTTTTATTGCCTTCCTGGCCGATATAAGCCGCACAACTTCCTCACTGTCTCGAAAACAGTGGCAAACGATGAGAATACGTAACTTGAAACTCATCCCAAGCACGATCCCATAATGTTTATTTTCCCATACGTTAAAAGGATTCGAGCACCGGAACAAACGCAGTCCTGCGGAAAAACAGGGGTGATATGGGCCGTTACATCTCTTCGACGCGCTTCTTATAAAGCAGATGATACAACGTCCGCGAATAGATTTTCATCTTCCGTTTCTCGATGTTGGTTACGGCATACCGCCAGAAGCCATAGAGCTTGGTCTGTTTCAGCAGTTTCTCGCTGTAGTGCCGCCAGGTGTATTTTTCCTCGATCCGTTGAATGGCATTGTTGGAGATATGATTCCAGGTCAGCGGACCCTCCCCTCCCTTCTTC
The sequence above is a segment of the Deltaproteobacteria bacterium genome. Coding sequences within it:
- a CDS encoding MBOAT family protein: MVFSSLLFLFIFLPVVLAGNLLLPLRWRNLFLLAASLVFYAWGETLYVVVMLVSIGLNYAFGLLISRSQSLHARRWTIALAVTANLSLLGFFKYANFMVDSLALLFQSISLSPPHLAAIHLPIGISFFTFQGISYLVDVYRNDVPAQESLLDLGLYISLFPQLIAGPIIRYHDVARELRDRRITAADFSYGIGRFIQGLGKKVLIANVMAGVVDRIFALPLERLTVPLAWLGVIGYALQIYYDFSGYSDMAIGLGRMFGFHYLENFDHPYIAGSVREFWRRWHISLSNWFRDYLYIPLGGNKKGRIRTYANLFTVFLLCGLWHGADWHFVIWGALHGVFMVFERIGLGRILKRLWAPLRHLYLLLFLSFSWVIFRADSMAAAIHYLTALIGRNSPGLSLPLAYLLNPEVFLAGLAGILFAVPWPLKGLAALWRGEKGNLPGPEGMWRLAMIAGHGTIFLIALLDLSVNAYNPFIYFRF
- a CDS encoding ISL3 family transposase; the protein is MHLAEQMPVLPLSRELCIHPNSVWRILEHYVKQARQDLDLSKVVAAGIDECSKQKGHKYVTTFCDLERSRVLYVAEHRHAEVLQEFAQDFKDPKGNVEQIQQVCCDMWPAYISGVHEYLPNAANTFDHYHVMSMMNRAIDEVRCSKTKEQPELLKRSRYLWLKNPGNLSGAQTERIAYLKSLDLKTSRAYYIKLALQRLWSFQYPKVAERYLKKLYYWATHSRLEQVVVFAKTLKNHWDGVLNYTRSRITNGIVEGINSKIKTALKRAYGFKSFQYYRTIIYLVAGKPDLPTRSC
- a CDS encoding BrnT family toxin encodes the protein MSFKLRILIVCHCFRDSEEVVRLISARKAIKTEQKEYRRRRK